One Arthrobacter sp. StoSoilB20 DNA segment encodes these proteins:
- a CDS encoding ANTAR domain-containing protein, with protein sequence MVLDSPDVGEFLCNFSALAASRFSTPATKVRCGVTVVRRKRGVVAASSDERANRLDTLQNSFGDGPCLTALRERTVMYVPDTSAETRWPQYMEAVREEGTGSILAVALELAGEAEAVMNLYCDATEGFSEPRILAAGAFAEHGAVSLRLALRIAHLKHARDDLASAMQYRTAIDNAVGIVMAQNHCSRESAFRVIAETSSHRNIKIHDVAAVIVASISGEQNVAAHFED encoded by the coding sequence AGGTTTTCAACCCCTGCAACCAAGGTCAGGTGCGGCGTTACCGTGGTCAGGCGGAAAAGAGGGGTTGTCGCGGCCAGCAGCGATGAACGGGCCAATCGCTTGGACACACTTCAGAACAGTTTTGGGGACGGGCCATGCCTGACTGCGCTGCGGGAGAGAACTGTCATGTACGTCCCTGACACCAGCGCCGAGACCCGCTGGCCCCAGTACATGGAGGCAGTGAGGGAGGAAGGCACGGGATCCATCTTGGCTGTTGCCCTGGAACTCGCCGGTGAAGCTGAAGCCGTAATGAACCTTTACTGTGATGCCACCGAGGGATTTTCCGAGCCCCGGATCCTGGCTGCTGGAGCTTTCGCCGAACACGGGGCTGTTTCGCTGAGGCTGGCTTTGAGGATCGCCCATCTCAAGCACGCCCGCGATGACCTGGCCTCGGCCATGCAGTACCGGACGGCCATTGACAACGCCGTGGGAATCGTCATGGCACAGAACCACTGCAGCCGGGAATCGGCATTCAGGGTCATCGCTGAAACCTCCAGTCACCGGAACATCAAAATCCATGACGTTGCGGCGGTCATTGTTGCCTCGATATCCGGCGAACAGAATGTCGCTGCCCACTTCGAGGACTAG
- a CDS encoding AAA family ATPase, which produces MAASRNPLDELRETIGHLANQLKLTGSERVDDLMGDLVGARSGPARPLSEVQAELDALVGLESVKEQVRALVALLQVQARRKAHGLPEVATSQHLVFLGNPGTGKTTVARLLAEMYRAVGLLQKGHLVEVDRSGLMGQYVGATAIKTDRVIRRALDGVLFIDEAYALAPEDGRMDFGPEAIEVLLKRMEDHRHRLVVIVAGYPRLMESFLLSNPGLRSRFAREITFPDYSVDELETIFHQMLAQHQYTLEPGGDQVLRRILAGLHAGEDSGNARFARTLFEQALNRQALRLSLDEGQSLDALDREAVVTLTGDDVVEAALALGQEPEPEIPPQPPQSRWWRWLA; this is translated from the coding sequence ATGGCTGCTAGCCGCAATCCGTTGGATGAGCTGAGGGAAACCATCGGCCATCTGGCCAATCAACTCAAGCTGACGGGTTCAGAACGCGTCGATGACCTGATGGGCGATCTGGTCGGTGCGCGCTCCGGTCCGGCCCGACCGTTGTCCGAAGTCCAGGCCGAGCTCGACGCTTTGGTGGGACTTGAGTCCGTGAAAGAACAGGTCAGGGCGCTGGTGGCACTGCTCCAGGTCCAGGCCCGTCGCAAGGCGCACGGCCTGCCGGAAGTTGCCACGTCCCAGCATCTTGTCTTCCTTGGAAACCCGGGCACCGGGAAGACCACCGTGGCGCGGCTGCTGGCGGAGATGTACCGCGCGGTGGGCTTGCTGCAGAAGGGCCACTTGGTCGAGGTGGACCGCTCGGGCCTTATGGGCCAGTATGTCGGGGCCACTGCCATCAAGACGGACAGGGTGATCCGGCGTGCGCTGGACGGCGTCCTGTTCATCGATGAGGCCTACGCGCTGGCCCCGGAGGACGGCCGGATGGACTTCGGGCCCGAAGCCATTGAAGTCCTGCTTAAGCGGATGGAGGACCACCGCCACCGCTTGGTGGTGATCGTGGCCGGGTACCCCCGGCTGATGGAATCCTTCCTGCTCTCCAATCCCGGCTTGCGCTCCAGGTTCGCCCGCGAAATCACCTTTCCGGACTACTCCGTGGACGAACTCGAGACGATATTCCACCAAATGCTGGCCCAGCACCAATACACGCTGGAACCTGGAGGAGATCAGGTGCTGCGCCGTATCCTCGCGGGCCTCCACGCAGGCGAAGACTCCGGCAACGCCCGGTTTGCACGCACCTTGTTTGAGCAAGCGCTCAATCGCCAGGCGCTGAGGCTCTCCCTGGATGAAGGGCAAAGCCTCGACGCCCTCGATCGCGAGGCGGTGGTGACCCTTACCGGGGACGACGTCGTCGAGGCAGCGCTGGCCCTGGGTCAAGAGCCGGAGCCCGAAATTCCGCCGCAACCGCCGCAATCGCGCTGGTGGCGCTGGCTGGCCTGA